Sequence from the Methanobrevibacter thaueri genome:
GGAGGAGTTATTGTTATTGCACTGCTTGCACTGACAATATACAGATCTTATATGAACACCAGCGATGTCAGCCTGAAGGCAAAAGATGACATCATTGATGTGAGAAACACCATACTTGACAACCGGACCCATGTTTAGAAAACTAGATGATACAGGTCAGGGAAGCGCCGAACTGATCCTTATTTTGGGAGGGTTGATAATAATCGTGCTTCTGGTCGGAAGTTATATGTCAAATATAGCAAACACGACACAAGACACCATTCAAAACTTGTTAAAAACAGAAAAAGACTTTTTAATTAATAAAATATGAAAAAAAGAGAGTATCACTCTCTATTTTCCAACCAATAAAGTATTTAAGATTTCATTCCATGATTCGGAATTAATATTTTCCAGTTTCATTGCTGTTCTGGAAACGACTCTAATATCCTGTGGACATGCGGTTACGCAAGCGCCGCACAAGTTACAGAAGTCCAAATTAGTTACTGATTTTCCATCAACAATTTCCACTGCATTACATGGACATACATCAAGACATGCATGACATGAGTCACCTTTACAAACCTTTTCATCACTTTCAACCAGTTCCAAAGTACCTTCGAACGGTTTGGTGATTGTGATTGCATCAACCGGACAGATTTCAGAACACCATGAACAGTTTACACAGGATTCCTCTGAAATGAAAGTTTCACCGGTGATTTCAGGTTTAGGTATTTCATCACTTACCATACAAGTGGAACAGATTTGTTTAATTGCATTTTCAGGACATACTCTCTTACATATTCCACAGAAAATACATTTGGACAAGTCCACTTCAATGGAGTTGTTTACCACGTCACTGCTTGAAGCCGGAACATTCTTGATGTTAATAGCTCCGGCAGGACACATGTCCGCACAGAAGGAGCAATAAATACAATCATCAGCATTTATCTCAATTTCTCCCCTAACCAGGTCTACTGGATTAGGAAGGTTCCTTTCAAATAGTATGGAGTCGCTTGGACATACGGAATAACATCTGCCACAGTACATGCACTCTTCATCATCAACTGTAGATTCAACATTCCAGTTAGGATACTCGCCCATTTCCTTAATGGCCACACCATCAATTGTTAATGATAATGCATCAAACGGACAAGCGGTTGAACATAATCCACAAAGTACACAAGAATCTGAGCTGCAAGAAACCAAATCCATTTCTATCAATCCACGTGCAATTGGCACGATTGGACCTAACTTCAATGAATCGGTCGGACAAACGTTTACACAGATTCCACAGCCGACACAATTTTTATCCTTGTAGGACAAAATACGGCGTTCTACACCCTCTCTCTCAATATTAAACATATTATCCCTCATGCTTTAGATATGGCTTGATTTGGACAATTTTGTATACAAAGATCGCAATCATCACAGTTTTCAGGGACTATTTTTACGTCTCCGTCTTCCTCTATGATTGCCCCTTGCTCACAAAGTTTAATACATAATCCTTGAACCGGACAGTCTTGTATATGTCCGCAAGCATCAGGATCAATTTTTACTGCCATATAACCACCTCAATTTTACATGAAAAAAATATTTTTTCCATGTCAATTATATGTTTATCGAAATGAACATATAAACATATCGATTATTTTCCGATTATCTGATGAAATTCCCATTTTTACTAATTTCGCCACGCCTAATTCGTGTTGAAGAGATAGGATTTCCATCATAAGCTAACACAAAACTAACAACAACAATATCAAGAGGTTTCATACCTTTAGAAATTCTAATCTCGTTTATTTCAACTGCAGTCGGTTCAGTCTCCTCACTTACGACAATAGCGTCAAAATCCGCATCATATATTGTAGTTCCATAAGGATCTTCCAAAGGAATGACTATGAAATTAGATTTATCTCCAAAAAAGGATTTAAGATTGCTCATTCTCTCTTTACAGGAATCTATATCTCCTTTTAAACCTCCAAATGCATCGGAAGTCACACCAATCTCAATTTCATTACCAATTTCAAAAGCAGTTGATAACAACTTCTTATGACCATCATGAAACTTATCAAAAGTTCCTCCAACGGCCACTTTACGATATTTTTTAGAATTCATAATATTGTCCTAATATTAGCTTGGTAATTAAATGTATATTAGAACTATTTTATAAAATTAGCTATAAAAAAAGAAAATTTTTAAA
This genomic interval carries:
- a CDS encoding class III signal peptide-containing protein, whose product is MKKMKKFMNENSGQGAAEYILLFGGVIVIALLALTIYRSYMNTSDVSLKAKDDIIDVRNTILDNRTHV
- a CDS encoding class III signal peptide-containing protein, with the translated sequence MFRKLDDTGQGSAELILILGGLIIIVLLVGSYMSNIANTTQDTIQNLLKTEKDFLINKI
- the fwdF gene encoding tungsten-dependent formylmethanofuran dehydrogenase subunit FwdF, translated to MFNIEREGVERRILSYKDKNCVGCGICVNVCPTDSLKLGPIVPIARGLIEMDLVSCSSDSCVLCGLCSTACPFDALSLTIDGVAIKEMGEYPNWNVESTVDDEECMYCGRCYSVCPSDSILFERNLPNPVDLVRGEIEINADDCIYCSFCADMCPAGAINIKNVPASSSDVVNNSIEVDLSKCIFCGICKRVCPENAIKQICSTCMVSDEIPKPEITGETFISEESCVNCSWCSEICPVDAITITKPFEGTLELVESDEKVCKGDSCHACLDVCPCNAVEIVDGKSVTNLDFCNLCGACVTACPQDIRVVSRTAMKLENINSESWNEILNTLLVGK
- a CDS encoding 4Fe-4S binding protein yields the protein MAVKIDPDACGHIQDCPVQGLCIKLCEQGAIIEEDGDVKIVPENCDDCDLCIQNCPNQAISKA
- a CDS encoding phosphopantetheine adenylyltransferase — translated: MNSKKYRKVAVGGTFDKFHDGHKKLLSTAFEIGNEIEIGVTSDAFGGLKGDIDSCKERMSNLKSFFGDKSNFIVIPLEDPYGTTIYDADFDAIVVSEETEPTAVEINEIRISKGMKPLDIVVVSFVLAYDGNPISSTRIRRGEISKNGNFIR